The genomic segment GGCCAGCTTAATCAGACCTTCACGCTGCGTTACCACTCTTTTGAGAATCGCGATGACTTGGATATTGAAGCATTCCTAGAATGGCGCAGCGATGCGTTATTTGCCCTCATGGAAAATGATTGGGAAACAGCTCAGAGCTATTTGGCAAAAGCCCATGCCCTGTACGCTCTTGACCCCGATTTGATCCGTTTACAGGGCGAATATTTTTTGCGAACCGGAAATAAGAATCGTGCCTTTCATACCTTTGATCAATTGATACGTCTTGATCCAGATAACATCGATGCGTATTTGTATCGTGCCCGGCTTTTCCTTGAAAAAGGAGATGCCGTGGATGCGATCAAAGATTGCGAGGAAATCCTCACTCGCATGCCAGAACTGTGGGACGCTCGCAGCTTGCTGGGGAAAGGCTATCTTCAGCTAGGCGAATGGGAGAAGGCTCAAGAGGTTTTTCAGGAGATGCTTTCACATAATCCCTCCGATATCGACGCGAAGATATGCCTGACGCAAATACAATCACCGTTTGACAGGATGACCGAGCCAGCTGCGAACAAGCAAGCCAAAGCTACTAGGAGAAAAAACTTGCAAGCACTCGGGCTTCCTGGCAAGCTAGCAAGGTTCAAGCAATTTTTTGCCATCTACACGAGACGTAACATTTGGACGATTATTTTTCTCCTCCTGCTCCATTACGCTATGTTTGCAGTTGTATCCATGAAGCTGGAGATGACTTCGGAGCAGATGTTTGACTCATTGGTCAATAAGTTCAAGCCTGTCCATATTAAGACGATGGACGAGTTAAAACAAACTCCGCTTGGCTACCAGGTGGAATTTACATTGACCAAAGCGTCTTATATCCATATGCTCCGCGTCTATGACAAAGAAAAGCATCCCGAGCCAACAGCCGAGTTCATGCCTGCTGCCAGAGCCGAAGAACGGGATCTGTTAAACTCTGACACCGGCTATGTAAGTGTGGGTTACCTGGATCAACAAGCGATTATTGTCATTACGGACTACGACCATGCCAAAGAAATACATGACAAAAAATCCATTACGATGCAAGGAACACTCAAGGCCATACCGGATGGCGAGATGTTGCCTGTCATTGTGAATGCTTTGGACAAACGCAAGCACCCTCACAATGCGGTTCTCGTGACCGATACGTATATCAATGCCAAGCCTGACTTAGAAGAAAAAGGATGGCCGGGATCATGGCTTCTGGGCATTCTCGCGATGATTTCCATGTTGTATTACATCCGCATCATTCGTGAGATTCCCAAAACTCGCAAAGCATTGACATTCCACTAAAGGAGGCAGAGAGAAGTTCCATGACAAAAGAAGCAGAAAACGAAAAAGAGATCGACCCAAAGTTAAGCCGCTATTTGCATGCTCTCTCCTCTGTTTGTTTAAATCAGAAGCAGCTCGCGTATTATTTGGCAATCCACGAGTACAACCGCCTGCGCGATACGTTTTTGCGGCTTCGAATTGATAACAGATGGGACACAGGGGATGCTGCCAAAACGAAAGAGCGCTTGACCTGGTTGCTGGAGCATGGGCGAAGAGCTGAATTTGATCAGCATCGTCACATATTATCTGCACTCAGCGCTGCCAATCGTTCCAGCTACATCCCGACCTTAAAAAAAGGCGACATGGAGTCAGCCCGGCAGTTGATCGTGTACTCGTACATGAACAGACTCCCACATGCCGGCATTGCCGCCTTCGATTACGCTTGGTATCTCATTATTTGCAAAGCAGGCGCCCAGCAGTCCTATCTTCCCAAGGCAGATGCCGTAGAAAGCATGCTGGATGTAGCCAAGCGAATCCAACTCGCTTATTCGAGTTGGGAAGAGTATTTATTTGCCTATGCATGTGGTAATCTTTATGACGAAGCAGGCGCGTCCAAAAATACGAGTAAAGCAACCGAAGCTCATATTTTGAAGCTCCTGACGGGTAAGTACAGTCCGATCCGTGAATTTGACTGGAAGTTTGATCTAACACCTTACCTGTCCTCACCTCAAGTAGCAATCGTGCCTTCTTTTAGCAGCTAAGCTTACGAAAAAACGTCTCCCTCGGACTTTTAGAGCCATGTCCAAAGGGAAACGTTTTTTGTTTTTGTATCAAGCCTCGATGAGGTCGTTTTACGCCTTAACAGATATGTCCTTCACCATATGGCTCAATTTATGCCCGCTTACGAGCACTGTCCCGTCCTCACGATAGCCAAGCGATTCATACAGCTTGCGCGCACGTGGTTTTTCCTCGTCAACGAGCAAAGCGATTCGGTCATGCCCGCGCTGAATCGCTTCTTTTTCAAAAGCATCCAGCAGAAGTGATCCGATCCCCTTCCCTCTGCATGAGGAATCAACCGCGACAGAATCCAAATAAAATTCGTCATCTTTTGCTTCTTTTACAAGCGTAATCGTCTCACCAGTCAAACGCTGGACATGCTCAACGAAGGGGCGATCGAGCACCTCTGTTTGGCTCCCATGATAAAAGAGCGCCAGTCCTACCGGTACATCTCCATCCATGGCAATCACCGCGTTTTCGTAGCTGAGCCGGTTATTTTCCTTCGCAAAAAACTCCTCCATCATGCGAATCGCATCCGCTGCCTCCGTTGCACCTGTCAACGTATGCGCAATATCTCCAATGGCATCATAAATTAATGGAGCAGCAAAAGCTGCATCTGTGGGTTCCGCTTTGCGTATCATGTGTTTCCTCCTTGCGTTTCGAGCATTCGCACGACACGACTCGTTAGATTCTTTGTCTATCATGCACATTTTCATTGTGTCACAATCTGCCAAGCTGATCGAGCTTTCCCGAAGATCGTTCACAGATCAGCAACAATGAAACCGCTCTCATTTCCCAAAAGCCGTTTCCTCTTTTTTCGCATCGACTTATCCAATCATTTTTTCAATCGTCAGCTTGCGATCATGTCGTAAATCGAGGAATTCGCCCATTCGTCTTACCAACGGACGCATCGGTTC from the Brevibacillus brevis genome contains:
- a CDS encoding J domain-containing protein encodes the protein MGIWEILGIEPTDNPAQIKKAYAKKLKVHNPEVDPEGFQRLREAYDLALKYTRNTKRNRMIEETSDHESEEESVPLQPPSQRYELANTDSIEEQPNYDPPQRLTLFDRFLEETTQEVASQEEIPIPHRYDFTESYDHSERSMNPDDMVERFFRRTQELYDHYHERIQLENWRELLNDEAMWNVGCHQLIDTRFLHFLEEHYHLPHEVWKLLDSHFQWREKSEKLVSQLSGRFVAYLNGQLNQTFTLRYHSFENRDDLDIEAFLEWRSDALFALMENDWETAQSYLAKAHALYALDPDLIRLQGEYFLRTGNKNRAFHTFDQLIRLDPDNIDAYLYRARLFLEKGDAVDAIKDCEEILTRMPELWDARSLLGKGYLQLGEWEKAQEVFQEMLSHNPSDIDAKICLTQIQSPFDRMTEPAANKQAKATRRKNLQALGLPGKLARFKQFFAIYTRRNIWTIIFLLLLHYAMFAVVSMKLEMTSEQMFDSLVNKFKPVHIKTMDELKQTPLGYQVEFTLTKASYIHMLRVYDKEKHPEPTAEFMPAARAEERDLLNSDTGYVSVGYLDQQAIIVITDYDHAKEIHDKKSITMQGTLKAIPDGEMLPVIVNALDKRKHPHNAVLVTDTYINAKPDLEEKGWPGSWLLGILAMISMLYYIRIIREIPKTRKALTFH
- a CDS encoding DUF1266 domain-containing protein; this encodes MTKEAENEKEIDPKLSRYLHALSSVCLNQKQLAYYLAIHEYNRLRDTFLRLRIDNRWDTGDAAKTKERLTWLLEHGRRAEFDQHRHILSALSAANRSSYIPTLKKGDMESARQLIVYSYMNRLPHAGIAAFDYAWYLIICKAGAQQSYLPKADAVESMLDVAKRIQLAYSSWEEYLFAYACGNLYDEAGASKNTSKATEAHILKLLTGKYSPIREFDWKFDLTPYLSSPQVAIVPSFSS
- a CDS encoding GNAT family N-acetyltransferase, with translation MIRKAEPTDAAFAAPLIYDAIGDIAHTLTGATEAADAIRMMEEFFAKENNRLSYENAVIAMDGDVPVGLALFYHGSQTEVLDRPFVEHVQRLTGETITLVKEAKDDEFYLDSVAVDSSCRGKGIGSLLLDAFEKEAIQRGHDRIALLVDEEKPRARKLYESLGYREDGTVLVSGHKLSHMVKDISVKA